The region GGCGGTCAATTTGGCGAAAGTCTCGGCAAGGTAGTCGCGCGCGGCGCCGATCGCGGCGGGATTCGTGTCGTAAAGACGTACGGTGAGGCCCGCCAGCGCGGCAATCTGAGCAATGCCACGGCCCATTGCACCAGTTCCGACAATGTCGATAGTTTCGATACTGAAATTGCGAGAGGTCATTGCGATGTTCGACTCCGTGGTTATTTTAGAATAGCACGATCGTGCAATTTACTGGACGATTGATCGAAGACCGCTGCTTTGATTTTGACGAGCGGTCTCAAACAATCCGAAGGAAGGAGACCCCGAATGATCAAGCTGTGCGGTTTCGCGCTCTCTAACTATTACAACAAGGTGAAGTTCGTGCTGCTCGAACACGGCATTCCGTTCGAGGAAGTGTTCGTGCTGCCGAGCCAGGAAGAGACGATGCTCGAGCATTCTCCGCTCGGCAAGGTGCCCTATATCCAGACCGAGCACGGCGATCTGTGCGAATCGCAATGCATCGTCGAGTATTTGGCCGCGCGTTTTCCCGACAAGGCGATTTTCGCCGCAGACCCGTGGGAAGCGGCCAAGGAGCGCGAGTTGATCACCTTCGTGGATGTGCACCTCGAACTGACCGCGCGCAATCTCTACAAGGAAGCGTTCTTCGGCGGCACCGTGACTGACGCGACCAAGGGGCGCGTCGAGAAGCTGCTCGCGCGTCACGTCCTCGGCTTCAGGCGGATCGCGAAATTCGGGCCGTATTTGAGCGGCGAGCGTTTCAGTGTCGCCGACGCAGCAGGTTATGTGAGCTTGCCGCTGGTCGGCATGGCGACGCAGACCATCTACGGCCGCGACTTCCTGCTCGACGCCGGCGTGGACTGGAAAAGCTATGTGAAGGCAATCAAGGCCCGGCCGGCCGCGCAGCGCGTGACCGAAGATCGTAAGGCGTATATCGCGGCCTCGCGTCCGGCCTGACGCGCAGCAGTATTGCGGGCGACGTGATTTCGGGCGCGCAACGCACGCGTGGGCCGCTGCGCGCGATGGCGAGGAACGTGGGTTCGTTCGCAGCATCTCGCGGGGCGTCCTAGAGCCGCGCCAGCCGGTCGAGCGCGGTGGCGAGTGTGGTTTCCTGCTTGGCAAAGCAGAAGCGCACCACGCCCGATTCATGTGCCTCGTGATAGAACGCCGACACCGGAATCGCCGCGACACCGATCTCGCCGGTCAGCCATTGTGCGAATTCGGCTTCGGGCAGATCGCTGATCGCCGAATAGTCGACGCACTGAAAGTATGTGCCCGTGCACGGCAGCAGCCTGAAGCGTGAATTCTCGAGGCCTGCGCGGAAGAAGTCGCGTTTCTTCTGATAAAACGCGGGGAGATCCAGATACGGTGCTGGATCCTTCATGTAATCGGCGAGGCCGACCTGCATCGGCGTGTTGACCGTGAACACGTTGAACTGATGCACTTTGCGGAATTCGGCAGTGAGCGCGGCGGGTGCGGCTACGTAGCCGACTTTCCAGCCGGTGACGTGATAGGTCTTGCCGAAGCTCGACACCACGAAACTGCGCTGCGCGAGTTCCGGGTAGCGCGCAACGCTTTCGTGAGGCGCGCCGTCATACACCATGTGTTCATAGACTTCGTCGGACAGAATCAGCACGTTGGTGCCGCGCACGATTTCTTCGAGCTTGCGCATGTCTTCCGCGCGCCAGACCGTACCCGTCGGGTTATGAGGCGTGTTGATCAGCAGGAGCCGTGTTTTCGGCGTGATCGCGGCGGCGAGCTTGTCGAACGGAATCGTAAAGTCGGGCGCGTCGAGCGTGACGAAGACCGGCTTGCCGCCGGCTAGCTCGATCGACGGCAGGTAGCTGTCGTAGGTCGGCTCGACCACGATCACTTCGTCGCCCGGATGCACGGTGCAGAGAATCGCGGTCAGCAGCGCCTGCGTGGCGCCTGCCGTCACGGTGATCTCGCTGGTGGCGTCATAGCGGCGGCCGTACAGGTTCGCGATCTTGTCCGAAATCGCCTGACGCAGCGGCGCGGCGCCGGCCATCGGCGGGTATTGATTGTGGCCGTCGCGCATGGCGTTCGCGACCGCGTCGACAATGCGGGGATCGCAGCCAAAGTCGGGAAAGCCCTGGCCGAGGTTCACCGCGCCTTTTTCGGCGGCGAGCGCGCTCATTACAGTGAAAATCGTCGTGCCGACGTCCGGCAGGCGGGACGGAAACGAGGGACTCATGGGCGTGTCGTGCGGTGCATTCATGGCGCTGTCCGGAGCGTGGTCGAGTGAATTGGCGAAAGACGTCGTTCGAAAAGGACGATGCCTGATTGTAGGGAATCGTGGCGCTGCGTGCGCGCAGTCGGCCCGACGTTGGCCATCCGGCCAGGGGTCATACGGGCGCTGGCTCGTTTTCCGCGTTCATGCAGGCGCTGACGAACGGCGCCGGCTGCGCAATCTGGAAACCGAAGTCACGCGCAATCCGCTTGGCGAGTTTCAACACTGCGCGATCTTTCGATACCAGCCAGTCGGCCTGCGCGGCGTGCGCGAGTTCGAGGAATTTCTGGTCGTCGCGGTCTTTGCATTTGGGCAACGGCCTGGCATCTTCCGCGGGTGCAGCGGGTTCGACCAACTGTGCGAGGCGCGCAACGACGGCAAGCGCCGCTGCCTTGTCCACATTGCGATGCACGAATTGCGGATAGTCGAGCACGTAGGTGAGTTCGGCGAGGCAGCGCGCATCGATCAGCGCGGCGAGCGCGCCGGTTTCGAGCGCGGCGCGAATCGGCCGCGTGTGCGGATCGTCGAACACGAGAATATCGATCCAGACATTGGAATCGAGAACGACGCGCAAAGCGCCGTGTGAGGCATGGGAACCGGGCATTCGTTACAATCTGGCTTTCGTCTTTGACCGCCAGGCACGGCGTGCCTGCAAGGCCTCTATGATAATCGTTCTGTCGCCGGCGAAATCGCTCGACTACGAAACCCCCGCGCACGTCAAACAGCACACGATCCCCGATTTCGTCGACGATGCGGCCGAATTGATCGGCGGATTGCGCCTTTTGTCTCCGCAGCAGATTGGCTCGCTGATGAGCATTTCCGATCAGCTTGCACACCTCAATTTCCAGCGTTACGCGGAATGGTCGCCCAGTTTCGGCACGCACAACGCCAAGCAGGCGGTGCTCGCGTTCAACGGCGATGTGTACGAAGGCTTCAACGCCAGGACGTTGAAGCCGGCCGATCTGGATTACGCGCAGAATCACGTGCGCGTGCTTTCAGGCCTGTATGGATTGCTGCGCCCGCTCGATCTGCTGCAACCGTACCGCCTCGAAATGGGCACGCGCTTTGCCAATACGCGCGGCAAGGATCTGTACGCGTTCTGGGGCGAACGGATCACGCAGGCTTTGAACGCGCAACTGAAGAAGAAAGCTGCCGCCTCGCGAGTGCTGATCAACTGCGCTTCCGGTGAGTACTTCAAGTCAGTCAAACCCAAGCTGCTCGAAGCGCCGATCGTTACACCCGTGTTTGAAGACTGGAAGGGCGGCCGCTACAAAATCATCAGCTTCCACGCAAAGCGCGCGCGCGGCCTGATGGCGCGCTACGCGGTCGAAAACCGTCTCGACAAGCCCGAACAACTGAAGGACTTCGACTCCGAAGGCTACGCGTTCAACGCCGAGGCCTCGAACGATTCCACTTACGTATTCCGCCGCCGTATCGCTGACTAAGCGAATGCGG is a window of Paraburkholderia phytofirmans OLGA172 DNA encoding:
- the yaaA gene encoding peroxide stress protein YaaA, producing the protein MIIVLSPAKSLDYETPAHVKQHTIPDFVDDAAELIGGLRLLSPQQIGSLMSISDQLAHLNFQRYAEWSPSFGTHNAKQAVLAFNGDVYEGFNARTLKPADLDYAQNHVRVLSGLYGLLRPLDLLQPYRLEMGTRFANTRGKDLYAFWGERITQALNAQLKKKAAASRVLINCASGEYFKSVKPKLLEAPIVTPVFEDWKGGRYKIISFHAKRARGLMARYAVENRLDKPEQLKDFDSEGYAFNAEASNDSTYVFRRRIAD
- a CDS encoding glutathione S-transferase family protein: MIKLCGFALSNYYNKVKFVLLEHGIPFEEVFVLPSQEETMLEHSPLGKVPYIQTEHGDLCESQCIVEYLAARFPDKAIFAADPWEAAKERELITFVDVHLELTARNLYKEAFFGGTVTDATKGRVEKLLARHVLGFRRIAKFGPYLSGERFSVADAAGYVSLPLVGMATQTIYGRDFLLDAGVDWKSYVKAIKARPAAQRVTEDRKAYIAASRPA
- a CDS encoding putative toxin-antitoxin system toxin component, PIN family; protein product: MPGSHASHGALRVVLDSNVWIDILVFDDPHTRPIRAALETGALAALIDARCLAELTYVLDYPQFVHRNVDKAAALAVVARLAQLVEPAAPAEDARPLPKCKDRDDQKFLELAHAAQADWLVSKDRAVLKLAKRIARDFGFQIAQPAPFVSACMNAENEPAPV
- a CDS encoding pyridoxal phosphate-dependent aminotransferase; this translates as MNAPHDTPMSPSFPSRLPDVGTTIFTVMSALAAEKGAVNLGQGFPDFGCDPRIVDAVANAMRDGHNQYPPMAGAAPLRQAISDKIANLYGRRYDATSEITVTAGATQALLTAILCTVHPGDEVIVVEPTYDSYLPSIELAGGKPVFVTLDAPDFTIPFDKLAAAITPKTRLLLINTPHNPTGTVWRAEDMRKLEEIVRGTNVLILSDEVYEHMVYDGAPHESVARYPELAQRSFVVSSFGKTYHVTGWKVGYVAAPAALTAEFRKVHQFNVFTVNTPMQVGLADYMKDPAPYLDLPAFYQKKRDFFRAGLENSRFRLLPCTGTYFQCVDYSAISDLPEAEFAQWLTGEIGVAAIPVSAFYHEAHESGVVRFCFAKQETTLATALDRLARL